The Geobacter sp. AOG2 genome includes a window with the following:
- a CDS encoding transporter substrate-binding domain-containing protein → MQAIVSWIKAIVKWALLMTTTVCMPSVVCAEEAVPSPTVADTIVAAIPPDFPPTYSRDRQSGKPVGFAVDILNEIARRAGLKVVYVFGQHWDDVEHLVLSGQADVIPNLIVDDARSKLFTFTKPIEAVPIYLTVRSHESRFQRIVPGIKIGVIKESVGEHYLKNIPKVTVTTYSNLHSLIFELLSGQIDAALTATPNLMKLANEAGVRDKIKMVGEPVIDGKRAIAVRKGDPALTARLNKAIAGFVGSPEYQALYRKWWGTPEPYWNARRVVVAIAATLVVAIMSMGGWRYYSIKRLNAQLTESMAGLEKAQKTLQEQAVLLEEEIAERHLAEVKLAVKQQQLEEINRSLEDRIATTLREIREKDQMLIQQGRFAAMGEMISNISHQWRQPLNNVGLIIQNLQEMSENGELSQDVLNYEVRVAMDIIQFMSNTIDDFRYFFKPDKEKKEFVVNEVIAKTVKFMSPALRSCGITITFNEESDVCILGYPNEYSQMLINIINNAKDVLLERKIPDPCVIIHAFHDNELATVTITDNAGGIDAAVLPKVFDPYFTTKEPGKGTGIGLYMSKVIAEKNMGGRLIARNVPDGAEFRIELLSCGCAERGVYT, encoded by the coding sequence ATGCAGGCGATAGTGAGTTGGATAAAAGCAATTGTAAAATGGGCCCTCCTTATGACAACGACGGTCTGTATGCCATCCGTCGTTTGTGCGGAAGAAGCTGTTCCTTCGCCTACCGTTGCAGACACTATCGTTGCCGCCATCCCTCCCGACTTTCCGCCAACCTATTCCCGTGATCGCCAGAGCGGAAAACCGGTCGGTTTTGCTGTTGATATCTTGAATGAAATTGCCCGCAGAGCCGGTTTGAAGGTCGTCTATGTCTTCGGACAGCACTGGGATGATGTCGAACATCTGGTTCTGAGCGGCCAGGCCGACGTGATACCGAATCTCATTGTTGACGATGCGAGGAGCAAGCTTTTTACCTTTACGAAACCCATTGAAGCGGTACCGATCTATTTGACTGTTCGCAGCCATGAGTCGCGTTTTCAACGCATTGTTCCAGGCATAAAGATCGGCGTGATCAAGGAAAGTGTCGGGGAACACTATCTGAAAAACATTCCCAAGGTCACAGTCACTACATATTCCAACCTGCATTCCCTGATATTCGAACTTCTCTCGGGCCAGATAGACGCCGCACTGACGGCGACACCAAACCTGATGAAGCTTGCCAATGAGGCCGGCGTGAGAGACAAAATCAAGATGGTCGGCGAACCGGTCATTGATGGGAAACGGGCCATAGCGGTACGTAAAGGGGATCCGGCCCTTACGGCCCGCCTTAACAAGGCTATCGCGGGATTTGTCGGCTCGCCTGAATATCAGGCATTGTACCGGAAGTGGTGGGGCACACCGGAACCGTACTGGAATGCCCGACGAGTTGTCGTTGCCATAGCTGCAACGCTTGTCGTGGCGATCATGTCCATGGGAGGTTGGCGGTATTATTCGATCAAACGCCTCAACGCGCAGCTTACAGAGAGCATGGCCGGGTTGGAAAAAGCTCAAAAGACGCTTCAGGAACAGGCGGTATTGTTGGAGGAAGAGATTGCCGAGCGGCATCTGGCAGAGGTGAAGCTGGCAGTCAAGCAACAGCAGCTTGAAGAAATCAATCGCTCGCTGGAAGATCGTATAGCTACGACGTTGAGGGAAATCCGTGAGAAGGACCAGATGCTTATCCAGCAGGGACGTTTTGCCGCAATGGGCGAAATGATCAGCAATATATCGCACCAGTGGCGCCAACCACTCAATAACGTGGGCCTGATCATTCAGAATTTGCAGGAAATGTCCGAAAATGGTGAACTTAGTCAGGATGTCCTGAATTATGAGGTTCGGGTAGCTATGGACATCATTCAGTTCATGTCGAATACGATCGATGATTTCCGCTATTTTTTTAAGCCGGATAAAGAAAAGAAGGAGTTCGTCGTTAACGAGGTTATTGCAAAAACAGTCAAATTCATGTCGCCGGCCCTTCGAAGCTGCGGCATCACTATCACATTCAATGAAGAGTCGGACGTCTGCATTTTGGGATACCCCAATGAATATTCCCAGATGCTGATCAATATCATCAATAATGCAAAGGATGTATTGCTGGAGCGGAAGATTCCCGACCCATGCGTGATAATTCATGCCTTCCATGATAACGAACTTGCGACGGTAACCATAACAGATAACGCCGGAGGCATAGATGCTGCCGTGCTTCCCAAGGTATTTGATCCCTATTTTACCACCAAGGAGCCTGGTAAAGGCACCGGTATCGGCCTTTACATGTCGAAGGTAATCGCGGAGAAGAACATGGGGGGGAGATTGATCGCCCGAAATGTGCCGGATGGAGCGGAGTTCAGGATTGAGCTGCTGTCGTGCGGCTGCGCGGAAAGGGGTGTGTATACATGA
- a CDS encoding VIT1/CCC1 transporter family protein: MPVTAHNEKHFTASDTVRDVVIGMSDGLTVPFALAAGLSGAVDSTGLIIIAGLAEIAAGAIAMGLGGYLAAKTDAEHFIAELAREERETYEVPESEAEEVAQVFRNYGLSEETVTTVVGAIRSDRTRWVDFMMKFELGLEEPDPRRARSSALTIALSYVAGGLVPLAPYFFLRSVHAALVGSMIVTLLALFVFGFVKGRFTTSRPVRSAWQTVLVGGIAAAAAFGIAKLIG, encoded by the coding sequence ATGCCAGTAACCGCTCATAACGAAAAGCATTTTACCGCATCGGATACGGTTCGGGATGTTGTTATCGGCATGTCCGACGGTTTAACGGTCCCGTTCGCGCTCGCCGCCGGATTGTCGGGAGCTGTTGATTCCACCGGGCTCATTATCATTGCCGGTCTCGCGGAGATAGCGGCGGGCGCGATTGCGATGGGCCTGGGCGGATATCTGGCGGCTAAAACCGATGCGGAACATTTTATTGCCGAATTGGCCCGGGAAGAACGCGAGACGTATGAAGTCCCTGAGAGCGAGGCGGAAGAGGTCGCCCAGGTTTTTCGAAATTACGGGCTTTCGGAGGAGACAGTGACGACCGTTGTGGGCGCCATCCGTTCGGACCGCACGCGTTGGGTGGACTTCATGATGAAATTCGAATTGGGGCTTGAGGAGCCGGATCCCCGCCGGGCTCGAAGCAGCGCTCTGACCATTGCTCTTTCGTACGTGGCCGGTGGGTTGGTACCGCTGGCCCCCTATTTTTTCCTGCGCTCCGTGCATGCCGCTTTGGTCGGTTCCATGATTGTTACACTGCTTGCCTTATTCGTGTTTGGCTTTGTCAAAGGTCGCTTCACCACCAGCCGTCCGGTACGGAGTGCCTGGCAAACCGTCCTGGTTGGGGGGATTGCGGCAGCGGCCGCTTTTGGTATAGCAAAACTCATTGGCTAA